A single genomic interval of Lewinellaceae bacterium harbors:
- a CDS encoding serine hydrolase yields MKRFFSFLISGLIIAGPATSQQQETYDYAGSNRQMVQRGVQAILLCNGLFTSERSLGQVFEQELAYLKEPVGTAEGGHYEVNWELKAVAIGKPENGVPAMRAAFREGLGCVILAPDQSFEDINSLPILDMPPLPGDPAAIPWPDGDRAEPQPLPEYIDEAALQAAADWAFNRESPEQVTLSLLIVHKGQIILERYAPGVDAKTKTRTWSTAKSIAATLIGMLVDEGKLALDEPLGLEWLPQLPSPETDPRNEITLRHVLNMSSGLYTVDNNGMEYATGSGLAYWAGASSAKGALNRGLVRKPGTYWDYENYETLLGVLAMKKALGDSKSYLEFPRRALLGRIGMRNTLLSVDRFGDFILSSQVYTNARDLARFGLLYLQNGLWNGERLLSEDWIGFVRTPAPATAERGNFYGGQWWLVPDGRTDVPGDAYSTAGNRGQFVIVVPSHELVIVRRGLDYGRQGFDQWDLAREVVAAFELK; encoded by the coding sequence ATGAAGCGATTTTTTTCCTTCCTCATCTCAGGGCTAATTATTGCAGGCCCGGCTACTTCCCAGCAGCAGGAAACCTACGACTACGCCGGCAGCAACCGCCAGATGGTCCAACGCGGGGTACAGGCTATCCTGCTATGCAACGGCCTGTTTACCTCTGAACGCAGCCTGGGCCAGGTTTTTGAACAGGAACTGGCCTACCTGAAAGAACCGGTGGGCACGGCTGAAGGAGGCCATTACGAGGTCAACTGGGAGCTAAAGGCCGTCGCCATCGGCAAACCGGAAAATGGCGTCCCTGCCATGAGGGCAGCCTTTCGCGAAGGGCTCGGCTGCGTGATCCTGGCCCCAGATCAAAGCTTCGAAGATATCAACAGCCTGCCCATCCTCGATATGCCGCCCTTGCCCGGAGATCCAGCCGCCATCCCCTGGCCGGACGGCGACCGGGCCGAACCACAGCCGCTTCCGGAATACATCGACGAGGCCGCCCTCCAGGCTGCCGCCGACTGGGCGTTCAACCGCGAATCGCCCGAGCAGGTAACCCTCAGCCTGCTCATCGTCCACAAGGGGCAGATTATCCTGGAACGCTATGCGCCGGGAGTGGATGCAAAGACCAAGACCCGCACGTGGTCGACTGCCAAAAGCATCGCCGCTACCCTTATCGGCATGCTGGTGGACGAGGGCAAACTGGCCCTCGACGAGCCTCTGGGCCTGGAATGGCTGCCCCAGCTCCCCTCTCCGGAAACTGATCCCCGCAACGAGATCACCCTGCGCCACGTGCTGAATATGTCTTCGGGCTTGTATACGGTAGACAACAACGGCATGGAATACGCCACCGGCTCGGGCCTGGCCTACTGGGCCGGCGCCAGCTCCGCCAAAGGGGCCCTCAACCGAGGACTGGTCCGCAAGCCGGGCACTTACTGGGATTACGAAAACTACGAAACCCTGCTCGGCGTGCTGGCCATGAAAAAGGCCCTCGGCGATTCGAAGAGCTATCTGGAATTTCCCCGCCGCGCTCTGCTCGGCCGCATCGGCATGCGCAATACCCTCCTTAGCGTCGACCGCTTCGGCGATTTTATCCTCAGCAGCCAGGTATACACCAATGCCCGGGACCTGGCCCGGTTTGGCCTGCTGTACCTGCAAAACGGCCTCTGGAACGGCGAGCGCCTCCTGTCGGAAGATTGGATTGGTTTTGTCCGCACACCAGCGCCGGCCACCGCCGAACGCGGAAACTTCTACGGCGGCCAGTGGTGGCTCGTTCCCGACGGCCGCACCGATGTGCCCGGGGATGCCTATTCCACCGCAGGCAACCGGGGGCAGTTTGTCATCGTTGTCCCGTCTCATGAGCTGGTCATCGTCCGGCGGGGGCTCGACTACGGGCGGCAGGGGTTTGATCAATGGGATTTGGCGAGGGAGGTGGTGGCTGCGTTTGAGTTGAAATGA
- a CDS encoding PorT family protein, protein MKNLMFKIVLRASIATLLLGFALNAGAQRIEFGLRFMPTLSSFDVKTSSGGTVKGEATVGFGFGAILGYNFSDHFEIQGEVIYNSLSQKYKELDIERKVKLDYVNIPLLLSLNTGKSKPINFNVVAGPQMGINVGSSLKVSSSGVDTPNALLSVKKGDLGFAYGAGLDFGLNPASNFRLALGFRGVYGLFDISDNNKNNSTDSFFVLDRSHIKTYSGYIGFSVLF, encoded by the coding sequence ATGAAAAATCTAATGTTTAAAATCGTCTTGCGCGCCTCGATTGCCACACTATTGTTGGGGTTCGCATTAAATGCAGGTGCCCAGCGTATTGAATTCGGCTTACGGTTTATGCCGACACTTTCTTCCTTCGACGTAAAAACTTCGTCCGGCGGCACGGTAAAAGGAGAAGCGACCGTAGGTTTTGGATTTGGAGCAATATTGGGATATAATTTTTCCGATCATTTTGAAATACAGGGAGAGGTTATCTACAACTCCCTTTCCCAGAAATATAAAGAACTGGATATTGAACGGAAAGTCAAATTGGATTATGTGAACATTCCTTTATTGCTTTCGCTCAATACCGGTAAATCAAAACCGATTAATTTCAATGTTGTAGCGGGTCCGCAGATGGGTATTAATGTCGGCAGCAGTTTGAAGGTATCCAGTAGCGGCGTGGATACTCCGAATGCCTTGTTGTCTGTAAAGAAAGGCGATCTAGGTTTTGCTTATGGCGCCGGCCTTGACTTCGGGCTCAACCCGGCAAGCAATTTTCGCCTGGCCTTAGGGTTCCGCGGCGTTTACGGCCTGTTTGACATCAGCGACAACAATAAAAACAACTCGACTGATTCTTTCTTCGTTCTCGACCGGAGTCACATCAAAACATATTCAGGTTACATCGGATTCTCGGTTTTATTCTGA
- a CDS encoding c-type cytochrome, with amino-acid sequence MTAETSGKYAPEKEKAAENTANNRAITPPAAKETSTLKKVIKPSEISKTSSEPVIQLAKTETAGEPPQSAPVSPTKVAAGKEGTKIATPLQAKPDPALEKTKEVVVTQPPRPEPQVSGPPPGNWIVPEKDKNKKNPIKADAESLSIGKSLYNKHCASCHGKEGLGDGSKAAQLETPSGDFTLPIVQQQTDGGLFYKTREGRGDMPEYKKKIPDEEDIWHIVNYIRTFK; translated from the coding sequence ATGACCGCCGAAACTTCCGGGAAATATGCCCCGGAAAAAGAAAAGGCGGCTGAAAATACAGCGAATAACCGGGCGATAACGCCACCAGCAGCAAAAGAAACCAGTACCTTAAAAAAGGTTATTAAACCTTCCGAAATCAGTAAAACCAGTTCCGAACCGGTTATCCAGTTAGCAAAAACGGAAACTGCTGGCGAACCGCCTCAAAGTGCTCCTGTAAGTCCGACAAAGGTAGCTGCCGGGAAGGAAGGAACGAAAATTGCCACCCCACTCCAAGCGAAACCAGATCCTGCCTTAGAGAAAACCAAAGAGGTTGTTGTTACCCAACCTCCCCGGCCTGAACCCCAGGTATCCGGACCACCCCCCGGCAACTGGATTGTTCCGGAAAAAGATAAAAACAAGAAAAACCCTATCAAAGCCGATGCAGAATCGCTGAGCATCGGAAAATCGCTGTATAACAAGCATTGCGCTTCCTGCCATGGAAAAGAAGGACTGGGAGACGGCTCGAAAGCAGCCCAACTTGAAACGCCAAGCGGCGATTTTACGCTCCCTATTGTTCAACAACAGACCGACGGCGGCCTTTTTTACAAAACAAGAGAAGGCAGAGGCGATATGCCGGAATACAAGAAAAAGATACCCGATGAGGAGGATATCTGGCATATTGTCAATTACATCAGAACCTTTAAATAG
- a CDS encoding zinc-binding dehydrogenase: MPTSLLLSAGRLSLDEIAVVEPLAIGAHAIRRAAVQAGEWIVVAGCGPIGVGLMKLAQLEGAKIIALDINEQRLLYAKEKIGADYIVNALDNPLEQIREFTRGDLVAAVFDATGNTAALEGGMQYMAHGGRYVLVGLSNGGLTFSHPAIHRKEATLMCSRNATVEDFHNVREALSSGQFPVDSYITHRVPFAEMIGHFDSWRNPENEVMKAMVSF, translated from the coding sequence TTGCCTACCTCTCTGCTGCTTTCCGCCGGCCGGCTATCTTTGGATGAGATCGCCGTTGTAGAACCGCTCGCCATCGGCGCTCATGCCATCCGCAGGGCGGCGGTACAGGCCGGCGAATGGATCGTGGTTGCCGGCTGTGGCCCGATTGGCGTTGGGTTGATGAAGCTGGCCCAATTGGAAGGCGCCAAAATTATTGCTCTGGATATTAACGAACAACGCTTGCTTTATGCCAAGGAAAAGATCGGCGCCGACTACATTGTCAACGCATTGGACAATCCGCTGGAGCAGATTCGGGAATTTACGCGTGGCGATCTGGTCGCTGCCGTTTTTGACGCGACAGGCAATACCGCAGCGCTGGAAGGCGGCATGCAATATATGGCCCATGGCGGCCGCTACGTGCTGGTGGGCCTGTCCAATGGCGGGCTCACGTTCAGCCATCCGGCCATCCACCGCAAAGAGGCCACCCTGATGTGCAGCCGCAACGCCACAGTTGAAGATTTTCACAATGTACGGGAGGCTCTTAGCAGCGGCCAGTTCCCGGTGGATTCCTACATTACCCACCGGGTGCCGTTCGCAGAAATGATCGGGCATTTTGATTCCTGGCGAAATCCCGAAAATGAAGTGATGAAGGCAATGGTATCCTTTTAG
- a CDS encoding ion transporter — translation MQKIKETVFEIIEGADEGGSRWSRIFDVFIVGLISISVLQVILESFKGIYARYQSQFHFLEVVVVVIFSVEYLLRVWTAGLKYPNRGKLASRLLFITSAFGLIDLFAILPFYVPFLVAIDLRFIRILRIMRLLRVFKLNRYLKSFKIVSAVVIEKRSELSITIFITFLLLLLSSTIMYYLESDVQPKAFPNIISTFWWAIATLTTVGYGDVYPVTGWGRLVSGIIALLGIGLVALPTGIISAAFVEELEKGKNKKPKPKMEEEDYRYCPYCGRAMEEH, via the coding sequence ATGCAAAAAATAAAGGAAACTGTCTTCGAGATCATCGAAGGAGCGGATGAGGGCGGCAGCCGTTGGAGCCGCATTTTTGATGTCTTCATCGTTGGGCTGATCAGCATCAGCGTCCTGCAGGTCATTCTTGAGTCCTTTAAAGGCATTTACGCCCGGTACCAGTCGCAATTTCATTTCCTGGAGGTTGTAGTAGTGGTGATATTTTCTGTAGAATATCTGCTGCGGGTGTGGACGGCAGGCCTGAAGTACCCCAACCGGGGGAAATTAGCCTCCCGGCTGCTCTTCATCACCTCGGCTTTTGGGCTGATCGACCTGTTTGCCATCCTTCCCTTCTACGTTCCCTTCCTGGTGGCAATCGATTTGCGCTTTATCCGCATCCTGCGGATCATGCGCCTCCTGCGGGTCTTCAAACTAAACCGTTACCTGAAATCCTTTAAGATCGTAAGCGCTGTCGTCATAGAGAAACGCTCGGAGCTGAGCATCACCATTTTCATAACCTTTCTGTTGCTGCTGCTTTCTTCCACCATCATGTACTACCTGGAAAGCGACGTCCAGCCGAAAGCTTTTCCCAATATCATCTCCACCTTCTGGTGGGCTATCGCCACTCTGACCACTGTGGGGTATGGGGATGTGTATCCCGTTACCGGCTGGGGCCGCCTGGTCAGCGGCATCATCGCCCTACTGGGTATTGGCCTGGTGGCACTGCCCACCGGCATCATCAGCGCTGCTTTCGTTGAAGAGTTGGAAAAGGGCAAAAACAAAAAGCCAAAGCCCAAAATGGAAGAGGAAGATTACCGCTATTGCCCCTATTGCGGCAGGGCCATGGAAGAACATTAA
- a CDS encoding tRNA-(ms[2]io[6]A)-hydroxylase encodes MNNKEKELHEVQMLGLKLPTDPRWVNLAEKGLEEILTDHAYCEQKAATSCISLIQAYPEKKEMVRELAPIVTEEWGHFRMVLQEMDKRGLQLGRQRKDEYVNKLLEFQKKGGSREERLLEKLLICALIEARSCERFRLLSLHINDENLRGWYHKFMVAEAGHYRLFIDLAKRYHDEDKVRQRWKEYLEREAEIMDELELRGDRMH; translated from the coding sequence ATGAATAACAAAGAAAAAGAACTGCACGAAGTGCAGATGCTGGGCCTCAAGCTGCCAACCGACCCCCGCTGGGTGAACCTGGCGGAGAAGGGACTGGAAGAGATTCTGACCGACCATGCCTACTGCGAACAGAAGGCGGCCACGTCCTGTATTTCCCTGATCCAGGCCTACCCGGAAAAGAAGGAAATGGTCAGGGAACTGGCTCCTATTGTGACGGAGGAATGGGGGCACTTTCGCATGGTGCTCCAGGAAATGGACAAACGCGGCCTGCAGCTGGGGCGGCAGCGCAAGGACGAATACGTCAACAAACTGCTCGAATTTCAAAAAAAAGGCGGCAGCCGGGAAGAGCGCCTGCTGGAAAAGCTGCTCATCTGCGCCCTCATCGAAGCCCGTTCCTGCGAGCGCTTCCGCCTGCTTTCCCTGCACATCAACGACGAAAACCTCCGCGGCTGGTACCATAAGTTCATGGTGGCCGAAGCCGGGCACTACCGCCTCTTCATCGACCTGGCCAAACGATACCATGACGAGGACAAAGTCCGCCAGCGCTGGAAGGAGTACCTCGAACGGGAAGCGGAAATCATGGACGAGCTGGAGTTGCGGGGGGATAGGATGCATTAG
- a CDS encoding response regulator transcription factor: MKQKYTYIVIEDVELQRENLIELLHTRLDLELLGSFENAEDAYNFLANGRNPRPDLIFLDIEMPGASGFNLLDAARNFCLSAKVIITTAFAEYAIKGYDYNISGYLLKPIEPVRLNQAIEKAMAGLRTTDEAPGPAQGHILIKEKGRWVKVDYDDILYCEGANVDVKVVTAGTTYLTRDRVKNMVELLPGENFMRIHDSFIINLDYVKSFAGNYTFVELAREAGAELHEIRIGPKYRDAFRERMKVRWRE, translated from the coding sequence ATGAAGCAAAAATACACCTATATCGTCATCGAAGATGTGGAGCTGCAACGCGAAAACCTGATCGAGTTGCTGCACACCCGCCTGGATCTGGAATTGCTCGGCAGCTTCGAAAACGCCGAGGACGCCTACAACTTCCTCGCCAATGGGCGCAATCCCCGCCCCGACCTCATCTTTCTGGACATAGAAATGCCGGGGGCCAGCGGTTTCAACCTGCTGGATGCCGCCCGCAATTTCTGCCTTTCGGCAAAAGTGATCATCACTACTGCTTTTGCGGAATATGCCATCAAAGGTTATGATTACAACATCTCCGGATACCTGCTCAAGCCCATAGAACCGGTAAGGCTCAACCAGGCTATCGAAAAGGCTATGGCCGGCCTGCGAACTACGGATGAGGCGCCCGGCCCGGCGCAGGGCCACATCCTGATCAAGGAAAAAGGGCGGTGGGTAAAAGTGGATTACGATGATATTCTGTACTGCGAAGGCGCCAACGTGGATGTTAAGGTCGTGACAGCCGGCACGACGTACCTCACCCGCGACCGCGTGAAAAATATGGTTGAACTTCTGCCTGGTGAAAACTTCATGCGCATTCACGACAGCTTTATCATCAACCTGGATTATGTGAAGAGCTTTGCGGGCAATTATACGTTCGTGGAGCTGGCACGGGAGGCGGGGGCGGAGCTGCACGAGATTCGCATCGGCCCCAAATACAGGGACGCTTTTCGGGAAAGGATGAAGGTGAGGTGGAGGGAGTGA
- a CDS encoding histidine kinase yields MTLTKAQAKLYRLLRKDIIQHLMFGGTVLIVVFCYLAIHAWYQGKAELLETFGYKREAFFKVFREALGYTLLLGFPVYFNLFFVYQGRLQTLLGRRIFPRARLKDWSFYLFLFLSSITALIFSLLSMPIIRSAFDIVNQEWYELTIVILFFILCTTGVSYTKQAIERSRELERKARLEAYRRRREAERELQFIKKQIRPHFLFNTLANLQVLAHRKSEYLPALIGELSRLLRYLVYQTNEKLVPLEDELSFIKSYIELQRLQVTKNTELLYEMEGEVLHRHRIPPMVLLLFVENCFKHYGGNQAREKFIHIGFKVEEGRFLARIENSYKANSRNEDTMAVQPGSGVGLRTATENLDLVYKKNYSLGINAKGGVYSVLLEVPLS; encoded by the coding sequence ATGACACTCACAAAAGCACAGGCAAAGCTGTACCGGCTCCTGCGGAAGGATATCATCCAGCACCTGATGTTTGGGGGGACGGTGCTGATCGTGGTATTTTGCTACCTCGCCATCCACGCCTGGTACCAGGGCAAGGCCGAACTGCTGGAAACCTTCGGGTACAAGCGCGAAGCGTTTTTCAAAGTGTTCCGGGAGGCGCTGGGCTACACGCTGCTGCTGGGCTTTCCGGTATATTTCAACCTCTTTTTTGTCTATCAGGGGCGGCTGCAAACCCTTCTGGGCCGGCGCATTTTCCCCAGGGCCCGGCTCAAAGACTGGTCGTTCTACCTTTTTCTTTTTCTCAGCTCCATCACCGCGCTGATCTTTTCCCTGTTGTCCATGCCCATCATCCGCAGCGCTTTTGACATCGTCAACCAGGAATGGTACGAGCTGACCATTGTAATCCTCTTTTTCATCCTTTGCACCACGGGGGTTTCCTACACCAAGCAGGCCATTGAGCGCAGCCGCGAACTGGAGCGCAAGGCCCGGCTGGAAGCCTACCGCCGGCGCCGGGAGGCCGAACGGGAACTGCAGTTTATCAAAAAGCAGATTCGCCCGCATTTTCTTTTCAACACCCTGGCCAACCTGCAGGTGCTGGCGCACCGCAAGTCGGAATACCTGCCCGCGCTGATCGGCGAACTTTCCCGCCTGCTGCGTTATCTGGTCTACCAGACCAATGAAAAACTGGTGCCTTTGGAAGACGAGCTGAGTTTCATCAAAAGTTATATAGAATTGCAGCGCCTGCAGGTCACGAAAAATACGGAACTCCTCTACGAAATGGAGGGAGAAGTGCTGCACCGGCACCGGATACCCCCCATGGTCCTGCTGCTCTTCGTTGAAAATTGTTTCAAGCATTATGGCGGCAACCAGGCCCGGGAGAAGTTCATTCACATCGGCTTTAAGGTCGAAGAAGGCCGCTTTTTGGCCCGGATCGAGAACAGCTACAAGGCCAATTCCCGCAATGAAGACACCATGGCCGTGCAACCCGGCAGCGGAGTAGGCTTGCGGACGGCTACCGAAAACCTGGACCTGGTCTACAAGAAAAATTACAGCCTCGGCATCAATGCCAAAGGGGGCGTATATTCCGTTTTATTGGAAGTCCCACTCTCATGA